A region from the Eublepharis macularius isolate TG4126 chromosome 13, MPM_Emac_v1.0, whole genome shotgun sequence genome encodes:
- the LOC129341365 gene encoding 40-kDa huntingtin-associated protein-like, whose translation MLSVPGAGGAPSPGFGAGEAGSGAGAGGDFLTRYRLVSAKLRRRFLRKPNVSEAAEQFAALARELRAQESLPYAAWCQLAVARCAQSLGHAPGEAAALGEAARLWLRHERELRLRQGPGLGLAEHLPAAHSCVAFGARLRLELGQPALAAGLWLELGAELRAAAEPGQAVPALLRAADLLAAAQLPLEALRCLRDVASCLLLCRDHDGALAVLTQAQLLAQGSPGPAAPAPAAAPAASSPADLPPGAFLDELLHCEVTRVLLLLLLQPPPSKLLPEHAQTLEKYSWEALDASASYVPPELFLLLQSAVMACQEKDLEALKVLQKELWVLLTPEQNHLLHLVVQEMISPSGQGI comes from the coding sequence ATGCTGTCGGTGCCGGGCGCGGGGGGCGCCCCCTCTCCGGGCTTCGGGGCCGGCGAGGCCGGGTCGGGCGCGGGCGCCGGCGGCGACTTCCTCACCCGTTACCGACTGGTGTCGGCCAAGCTGCGGCGGCGCTTCCTGCGCAAGCCGAACGTGTCGGAGGCGGCCGAGCAGTTCGCGGCGCTGGCGCGGGAGCTGCGCGCCCAGGAGAGCCTCCCCTACGCGGCCTGGTGCCAGCTGGCGGTGGCGCGCTGCGCACAGAGCCTAGGCCACGCGCCGGGCGAGGCGGCGGCGCTGGGCGAGGCGGCGCGCCTGTGGCTGCGGCACGAGCGGGAGCTGCGCCTGCGCCAGGGGCCCGGCCTGGGCCTGGCCGAGCACCTGCCGGCCGCCCACAGCTGCGTGGCCTTCGGCGCCCGCCTGCGCCTCGAGCTGGGCCAGCCGGCCCTGGCGGCCGGCCTGTGGCTGGAGCTGGGCGCCGAGCTGCGCGCCGCCGCCGAGCCGGGCCAGGCTGTGCCGGCCCTCCTGCGCGCCGCCGACCTCCTGGCCGCCGCCCAGCTGCCCCTGGAAGCGCTGCGCTGCCTGCGCGACGTCGCCTCCTGCCTGCTGCTCTGCAGGGACCACGACGGCGCCCTGGCTGTGCTCACGCAGGCCCAGCTGCTGGCTCAAGGCAGCCCCGGGCCCGCGGCTCCCGCCCCTGCTGCCGCCCCCGCCGCTTCTTCTCCGGCCGATCTTCCTCCCGGCGCCTTCCTCGACGAGCTTCTTCACTGCGAGGTGACCCGCGTCCTCCTCCTGCTCTTGCTCCAGCCGCCGCCCTCCAAGCTGCTGCCCGAGCATGCCCAGACCTTGGAGAAGTACTCCTGGGAGGCCCTGGACGCCTCTGCCAGCTACGTGCCGCCCGAGCTTTTCTTGCTGCTCCAGTCGGCCGTCATGGCATGCCAGGAGAAGGACCTGGAGGCTCTCAAGGTGCTGCAGAAAGAGCTCTGGGTGCTGCTGACTCCCGAGCAGAACCACCTCCTCCATTTAGTCGTGCAAGAGATGATCAGCCCCTCTGGACAAGGGATCTGA
- the DKC1 gene encoding H/ACA ribonucleoprotein complex subunit DKC1, whose protein sequence is MADGPGSVSKKHKKKKEKKSLPDEDVADIQYSEEFLIKPESRVAQLDTSQWPLLLKNFDKLNVRTAHYTPLPSGCNPLKRDIAEYVRTGFINLDKPSNPSSHEVVAWIRRILRVEKTGHSGTLDPKVTGCLIVCIERATRLVKSQQSAGKEYVGIVRLHNAIESEVQLSRAIETLTGALFQRPPLIAAVKRQLRVRTIYESKLVEYDPERRLGIFWVSCEAGTYIRTLCVHLGLLLGVGGQMQELRRVRSGVMGEKDHMVTMHDVLDAQWQYDNNKDESYLRRVIFPLEKLLTSHKRLVMKDSAVNAICYGAKIMLPGLLRYEDGIEVNQEIVVITTKGEAICTAIALMTTAVISTCDHGVVAKIKRVIMERDTYPRKWGLGPKASQKKMMIKQGLLDARGKPNEKTPQAWKKDYVDYSRVAAKKEVEEEVVHAEPERAPKRKRELESDGEHGEAASPSAASPEPQAEIKKKKKKKKEKKKTESAESSGEVTEMVSDTSPKKKKKKKKKQEEMEESSE, encoded by the exons ATGGCGGACGGGCCAG GCTCTGTTTCTAAGAAgcacaagaagaaaaaagaaaagaaatctttgCCAGATGAGGATGTTGCT gatataCAATACTCAGAAGAATTCCTTATCAAGCCTGAATCCAGAGTCGCTCAGCTAGACACATCACAGTGGCCTTTGCTTCTCAAG AATTTTGACAAGCTGAATGTGAGGACTGCGCACTATACACCCCTTCCTTCTGGTTGTAATCCTTTAAAAAGAGATATTGCTGAGTATGTAAG GACGGGCTTCATCAATCTGGATAAACCCTCCAATCCTTCTTCCCATGAGGTGGTGGCGTGGATCCGTCGCATCCTCCGTGTAGAGAAGACTGGGCATAGTGGGACGCTGGACCCCAAAGTGACAGGGTGTCTGATTGTATGCATCGAGCGAGCAACACGCTTGGTGAAGTCTCAGCAAAGTGCAG GCAAAGAGTATGTGGGAATCGTTCGGCTGCACAATGCAATTGAGAGTGAGGTTCAGCTTTCAAGG GCAATAGAAACGCTGACAGGAGCCCTCTTCCAGCGGCCCCCACTCATTGCTGCAGTAAAGAGGCAGCTGAGAGTCCGAACAATCTACGAGAGCAAATTGGTAGAATATGATCCTGAAAGAAGATTGG GTATCTTCTGGGTGAGCTGTGAAGCAGGCACCTACATTCGAACGCTGTGTGTCCATCTGGGTTTATTGCTGGGCGTTGGAGGACAGATGCAGGAGCTCCGGCGAGTGCGCTCTGGGGTCATGGGAGAAAAG GACCACATGGTGACCATGCATGATGTGCTGGATGCTCAGTGGCAGTATGACAACAACAAGGACGAGTCGTACCTCAGGAGAGTGATCTTCCCCTTGGAAAAGCTGCTGACGTCCCACAAGCGGCTGGTTATGAAAGACAGTGCT GTGAATGCCATTTGCTATGGTGCAAAGATCATGCTGCCCGGCCTGTTGCGATACGAGGATGGCATTGAGGTCAACCAGGAGATTGTCGTCATCACCACAAAAGGAGAGGCCATCTGCACAG CCATTGCCCTCATGACAACTGCGGTGATCTCCACATGCGACCACGGTGTTGTGGCGAAGATCAAGCGTGTGATCATGGAAAGGGACACCTACCCTCGCAAGTGGGGGCTTGGCCCAAAG GCTTCTCAGAAGAAGATGATGATCAAACAGGGCCTGTTGGATGCACGTGGCAAGCCGAATGAGAAAACTCCACAGGCCTGGAAGAAGGACTATGTGGACTACAGTAG GGTGGCTGCAAAGAAGGAGGTAGAAGAGGAAGTTGTCCATGCGGAGCCAGAAAGGGCGCCAAAG AGAAAGAGGGAGCTGGAGAGTGATGGAGAACACGGAGAGGCAGCCTCCCCTTCCGCAGCTTCTCCAGAGCCTCAGGCAGaaatcaagaagaagaagaagaaaaagaaagagaaaaagaagacgGAGTCTGCTGAGAGTAGTGGAGAAGTGACAGAAATG GTCAGTGACACAAgtccgaagaagaagaagaagaaaaagaagaaacaagaagAAATGGAGGAGAGTTCAGAGTAA
- the MPP1 gene encoding 55 kDa erythrocyte membrane protein, with protein sequence MTLKSGRNDSVSSMRTALSDLYLEHLLQNKPKAEANPSPLNAITEDIYTNGSAMLGSPAHANGHEVRKMRFIQFEKVAEEPMGITLKLNEKQSCMVARILHGGMIHRQGSLHVGDEILEINGKSVTNHSVDQLQKMLKETKGTVSLKVIPNQQSRVPALQMFMRAQFDYDPKKDNLIPCKEAGLKFQTGDIIEIINKDDSNWWQGRVEGSSNGSAGLIPSLELQEWRVASVTQGNPGQAQTCSPFGKKKKCKDKYLAKHSSIFDQLDVVSYEEVVRLPAFKRKTLVLIGASGVGRSHIKNTLLSKNPEKFGYPLPYTTRPQRKSEVDGKDYHFVSTEEMTKDISANEFLEFGSYQGNMFGTKFESVHKIHEQDKIAILDIEPQTLKIIRTAEFSPFIVFIAPTEKADQSETLQQLRKDSEAIQSRYAHYFDLSLVNNDVDETLQLLQAAFERACSSAQWVPVSWVY encoded by the exons GCAAACCCGTCCCCCTTGAATGCCATCACTGAAGATATTTACACGAATGGCTCGGCCATGCTGGGCAGCCCAGCCCATGCAAACGGCCACGAAGTGCGGAAAATGAGGTTCATCCAGTTTGAGAAGGTCGCAGAGGAGCCCATG GGCATCACGCTGAAGCTGAATGAGAAGCAGAGCTGTATGGTGGCCAGAATCCTCCATGGAGGCATGATTCACAGGCAAG GCTCCCTTCATGTGGGGGACGAGATCCTAGAGATCAATGGGAAAAGCGTCACCAACCACTCTGTAGATCAGCTGCAGAAGATGCTG AAAGAAACCAAGGGCACAGTCTCGCTAAAGGTCATTCCCAATCAGCAGAGCCGTGTTCCTGCCCTCCAG ATGTTCATGAGAGCCCAGTTTGACTACGACCCCAAAAAAGACAACCTGATCCCTTGCAAGGAAGCTGGTCTGAAGTTCCAGACAGGAGACATCATTGAGATCATCAACAAGGATGACAGCAACTGGTGGCAGGGCCGGGTGGAGGGTTCCTCCAATGGGTCAGCTGGACTCATCCCCTCTCTGGAGCTGCAAGAATG GCGTGTTGCAAGCGTGACCCAAGGCAACCCCGGGCAGGCCCAGACCTGTAGCCCTTTCGGCAAAAAGAAGAAATGCAAGGACAAGTATCTGGCCAAGCACAGTTCAA TTTTTGACCAGCTGGATGTCGTGTCATATGAGGAGGTGGTAAGACTGCCAGCTTTCAAGCGGAAGACGCTGGTGCTAATAG GGGCCAGCGGGGTTGGCCGAAGCCACATTAAGAACACCCTGCTCAGCAAGAATCCCGAGAAGTTTGGATACCCTCTTCCAT acaCCACTCGGCCCCAGAGGAAGAGCGAGGTGGATGGGAAGGACTACCACTTTGTTTCCACAGAGGAGATGACTAAAGACATCTCGGCCAATGAGTTCCTGGAGTTTGGGAGTTACCAGGGCAACATGTTTGGCACCAAATTCGAATCTGTGCACAAGATCCATGAACAAGACAAAATTGCCATTCTGGACATTGAGCCACAG ACCTTGAAGATCATCCGCACTGCTGAGTTCTCACCTTTCATCGTATTCATTGCTCCCACGGAGAAGGCTGACCAG TCAGAAACTTTGCAGCAGCTGCGAAAGGATTCAGAGGCAATCCAGAGCAGATACGCCCACTACTTTGACCTGTCACTGGTGAACAATGATGTGGACGAAACCCTCCAGCTACTCCAGGCGGCCTTTGAGCGTGCATGCAGCTCAGCCCAGTGGGTTCCCGTTTCTTGGGTGTACTGA